A single region of the Leptothrix cholodnii SP-6 genome encodes:
- the mntA gene encoding type VII toxin-antitoxin system MntA family adenylyltransferase antitoxin: protein MHGTDPIETAIANHPELETVLLFGSLAQGRARADSDVDIAVQARHALSAEEKMALIADLADTTGRAVDLVDLRTVGEPLLGQILAHGRRIRGSDAAYAALISRHVFDNEDFMPYVRRMLAERRKAWIG, encoded by the coding sequence ATGCACGGCACAGACCCGATCGAAACCGCCATCGCCAACCATCCCGAACTGGAGACGGTGCTGCTGTTCGGCTCGCTGGCCCAGGGGCGGGCACGCGCAGACAGCGACGTCGATATCGCCGTTCAAGCACGGCATGCCTTGAGCGCCGAAGAAAAGATGGCCTTGATCGCCGACCTGGCCGATACCACCGGCAGAGCGGTCGACCTGGTCGACCTGCGCACGGTGGGTGAGCCCTTGCTGGGGCAGATCCTGGCCCACGGCCGGCGCATCCGTGGCAGCGACGCGGCCTACGCCGCACTCATCAGCCGGCACGTCTTCGACAACGAAGACTTCATGCCTTATGTCCGGCGCATGCTGGCCGAGAGGAGAAAAGCGTGGATCGGTTAG